The following proteins are co-located in the Actinomycetota bacterium genome:
- the rodA gene encoding rod shape-determining protein RodA, which produces MDLVAGRAYPIERRPVRHIDPVLIIAVIGLVIIGVFAIYSTTNEALSAVDLDPGRFVKRQITFAVLAVVVVMAIASFDYRFLRVYAGLIYATSIVLLILVRTPFGTSVKGSQRWFELLGFQLAPSEIAKLALIGMLAAFVSEIRSELSLPDVFRAAGLAALPAALVFLQPDLGTSIVFAAILVGILVVAGARARHLGILALTAIVLIFAGFQVGLVREYQIARLTGFLDAANDPDRTDYNRLQAEVAIGAGGVFGLGYLQGTQTNLRFVPEQHTDFIFTAIGEEFGFVGALGLLGLFGVVLWRAFRIAFVAKDAFGTYLAAGVASMLALQMFVNVGMAIGIMPITGIPLPFVSYGGSSLLVNAAAVGVLLNVHMRRFT; this is translated from the coding sequence ATGGATCTCGTTGCGGGCAGGGCCTATCCAATCGAGCGCCGTCCGGTTCGGCACATCGACCCCGTGCTCATCATCGCGGTGATCGGGCTGGTGATCATCGGCGTTTTCGCCATCTACTCGACGACGAATGAGGCGCTCTCCGCTGTGGACCTCGATCCCGGTCGGTTCGTGAAGCGTCAAATCACCTTCGCGGTCCTCGCGGTGGTCGTCGTCATGGCCATCGCGAGCTTCGACTACCGATTCCTGCGTGTGTACGCGGGCCTGATCTACGCGACGTCCATCGTGCTTCTGATCCTGGTACGAACGCCGTTCGGAACGTCGGTGAAGGGCTCCCAGCGGTGGTTCGAGCTCCTCGGGTTCCAGCTGGCGCCGTCCGAGATCGCGAAGCTCGCCTTGATCGGGATGCTCGCCGCGTTCGTCTCGGAGATCCGTAGCGAGCTCTCCCTCCCCGACGTGTTCCGCGCGGCTGGTCTCGCCGCGCTCCCGGCTGCGCTCGTGTTCCTACAGCCGGACCTCGGAACGTCGATCGTGTTCGCGGCGATCCTCGTCGGGATCCTCGTCGTAGCGGGCGCGCGTGCTCGACATCTCGGCATCCTCGCGCTAACGGCCATCGTGCTGATCTTTGCCGGGTTCCAGGTCGGCCTCGTTCGCGAGTACCAGATCGCGCGGCTCACCGGGTTCCTCGACGCGGCGAACGATCCGGACCGAACCGACTACAACCGTCTTCAGGCTGAGGTCGCCATCGGCGCAGGCGGCGTGTTCGGCCTCGGGTACCTGCAGGGGACGCAGACGAACCTGCGATTCGTCCCCGAGCAGCACACCGACTTCATCTTCACGGCGATCGGCGAGGAGTTCGGATTCGTCGGCGCCCTGGGTTTGCTCGGTCTGTTCGGCGTGGTGCTGTGGCGCGCGTTCCGAATCGCATTCGTCGCCAAAGACGCGTTCGGCACGTATCTCGCGGCGGGCGTGGCGTCGATGCTCGCCCTGCAGATGTTCGTGAACGTCGGGATGGCGATCGGCATCATGCCGATCACCGGCATCCCGTTACCGTTCGTGTCCTACGGAGGAAGCTCGCTCCTCGTGAACGCGGCGGCGGTCGGCGTGCTGCTCAACGTGCACATGCGCCGCTTCACGTAG